The following coding sequences lie in one Salmo salar chromosome ssa13, Ssal_v3.1, whole genome shotgun sequence genomic window:
- the LOC106566563 gene encoding deoxynucleoside triphosphate triphosphohydrolase SAMHD1 isoform X2 → MMDIRKRPREDLPNSSSSDQFKTPEKRVYEAAWQDFGKWGVEDVCRYLRQEGHWTWEDTFREQKMTGVGLRYLTETLLDKMGIGPLGTRLQILHSLRKLWQMAAETIKVFNDPIHGHVEMHPLLVRIMDTPQFQRLRHIKQLGGAYFVFPGASHNRFEHSIGVGYLAGRLVQELNERQPELLISSRDILCVQIAGLCHDLGHGPFSHMFDRMFIPKMCPKSKWKHEEASLAMFDHLVSVNALEPVMKDHGLVLPDDLVFIKEQIAGPQNTVPLRQGWPYKGRPEDKSFLYEIVANKMSGIDVDKWDYFARDCYHLGIQNNFDYHRFLKFARVCEVDGKKQICTREKEVGNLYDMFHTRNYLHRKAYQHKVGHIIETMITEAFVKAEPYIQIQGSEGNMFTISTAIYDMEAYTKLTDHVFEQILYSSSSELAEARKILQNITCRNLYKNVGQTQAKKRVEVSQLLKWASELATCRPESDLQGLTLEPGDFVVNIINMDWGMKEKNPINNMRFYCKNTPTKTTQISRDQVSQMLPDRFAEQLIRVYFKKRDEKTVEAAKMNFVKWCMDNNFSKPQDGDSIAPELTPLTRSWAHDDENHDGADIQGGRSRAAVNIGQEKAKARLF, encoded by the exons ATGATGGATATTCGAAAGCGTCCCAGAGAAGATTTGCCGAATTCTAGTAGTAGTGATCAGTTCAAAACCCCGGAGAAGCGGGTTTATGAGGCGGCGTGGCAGGACTTCGGGAAGTGGGGTGTCGAGGACGTTTGTAGATACCTGCGTCAAGAAGGtcactggacatgggaggatacATTCAGAG AGCAAAAGATGACAGGAGTGGGGTTACGATACCTCACAGAGACACTTCTGGATAAAATGGGTATAGG gccTCTAGGCACCCGGCTGCAGATCCTGCACAGTCTGAGGAAGCTGTGGCAGATGGCAGCAGAGACCATCAAG GTGTTTAATGACCCCATCCATGGCCATGTAGAGATGCATCCTCTGCTGGTCCGTATCATGGACACCCCTCAGTTCCAGAGGCTCCGCCACATCAAGCAGCTGGGAGGAGCGTACTTTGTCTTCCCTGGGGCCTCCCACAACCGCTTCGAACACTCCATAGG GGTGGGCTACCTAGCAGGTCGGCTGGTCCAGGAGTTGAATGAGAGACAACCTGAGCTCCTCATCTCCAGTAGAGACATCCTGTGTGTCCAGATTGCTGGGCTCTGTCACGACCTGG GTCATGGTCCTTTCTCTCACATGTTTGATAGGATGTTCATCCCCAAAATGTGTCCAAAGTCCAAGTGGAAG cACGAGGAGGCGTCCCTTGCGATGTTTGACCACCTGGTGTCTGTGAATGCCTTAGAGCCGGTGATGAAGGATCATGGCCTGGTCCTACCTGATGACCTGGTCTTCATCAAGGAACAGATCGCGGGACCACAGAACACTGTCCCCCTCAGACAGGGG TGGCCTTATAAGGGTCGTCCAGAGGATAAGTCTTTCCTCTATGAGATTGTGGCCAACAAAATGAGCGGCATCGATGTGGACAAGTGGGACTACTTCGCTAG ggacTGCTACCACCTGGGCATCCAAAATAACTTTGACTACCATCGCTTCCTCAAGTTTGCTCGTGTGTGTGAGGTAGATGGGAAGAAGCAGATCTGCACTAGAGAAAAG GAAGTGGGTAATCTGTACGACATGTTCCACACACGCAACTACCTCCACAGAAAAGCCTACCAGCACAAAGTGGGACACATAATAGAGACAAT GATCACAGAGGCCTTCGTCAAGGCAGAACCCTACATCCAGATTCAAGGTTCAGAGGGAAATATGTTCACCATCTCCACAGCAATATATGACATGGAGGCCTACACTAAACTCACTG aCCATGTGTTTGAGCAGATCCTGTACTCTTCATCCTCTGAGCTGGCCGAGGCCAGAAAGATCCTCCAGAACATCACCTGCAGAAACCTCTACAAGAATGTGGGACAGACCCAAGCCAAGAAACGTGTGGAGGtctcacag CTCCTGAAATGGGCAAGTGAATTGGCGACGTGCAGGCCTGAGAGCGACCTCCAGGGCCTCACTCTAGAGCCAGGGGACTTTGTAGTCAAT ATCATCAACATGGACTGGGGTATGAAGGAGAAGAACCCCATCAACAACATGCGTTTCTACTGTAAGAATACCCCAACCAAAACCACCCAGATCAGCAGGGACCAG GTGTCTCAGATGCTGCCAGATCGGTTTGCTGAGCAGCTGATCAGGGTCTACTTTaagaagagagatgagaagaCTGTGGAGGCAGCTAAGATGAACTTTGTCAAGTGGTGCAtggacaacaacttctccaagCCTCAG
- the LOC106566563 gene encoding deoxynucleoside triphosphate triphosphohydrolase SAMHD1 isoform X1, whose amino-acid sequence MMDIRKRPREDLPNSSSSDQFKTPEKRVYEAAWQDFGKWGVEDVCRYLRQEGHWTWEDTFREQKMTGVGLRYLTETLLDKMGIGPLGTRLQILHSLRKLWQMAAETIKVFNDPIHGHVEMHPLLVRIMDTPQFQRLRHIKQLGGAYFVFPGASHNRFEHSIGVGYLAGRLVQELNERQPELLISSRDILCVQIAGLCHDLGHGPFSHMFDRMFIPKMCPKSKWKHEEASLAMFDHLVSVNALEPVMKDHGLVLPDDLVFIKEQIAGPQNTVPLRQGWPYKGRPEDKSFLYEIVANKMSGIDVDKWDYFARDCYHLGIQNNFDYHRFLKFARVCEVDGKKQICTREKEVGNLYDMFHTRNYLHRKAYQHKVGHIIETMITEAFVKAEPYIQIQGSEGNMFTISTAIYDMEAYTKLTDHVFEQILYSSSSELAEARKILQNITCRNLYKNVGQTQAKKRVEVSQEQLLKWASELATCRPESDLQGLTLEPGDFVVNIINMDWGMKEKNPINNMRFYCKNTPTKTTQISRDQVSQMLPDRFAEQLIRVYFKKRDEKTVEAAKMNFVKWCMDNNFSKPQDGDSIAPELTPLTRSWAHDDENHDGADIQGGRSRAAVNIGQEKAKARLF is encoded by the exons ATGATGGATATTCGAAAGCGTCCCAGAGAAGATTTGCCGAATTCTAGTAGTAGTGATCAGTTCAAAACCCCGGAGAAGCGGGTTTATGAGGCGGCGTGGCAGGACTTCGGGAAGTGGGGTGTCGAGGACGTTTGTAGATACCTGCGTCAAGAAGGtcactggacatgggaggatacATTCAGAG AGCAAAAGATGACAGGAGTGGGGTTACGATACCTCACAGAGACACTTCTGGATAAAATGGGTATAGG gccTCTAGGCACCCGGCTGCAGATCCTGCACAGTCTGAGGAAGCTGTGGCAGATGGCAGCAGAGACCATCAAG GTGTTTAATGACCCCATCCATGGCCATGTAGAGATGCATCCTCTGCTGGTCCGTATCATGGACACCCCTCAGTTCCAGAGGCTCCGCCACATCAAGCAGCTGGGAGGAGCGTACTTTGTCTTCCCTGGGGCCTCCCACAACCGCTTCGAACACTCCATAGG GGTGGGCTACCTAGCAGGTCGGCTGGTCCAGGAGTTGAATGAGAGACAACCTGAGCTCCTCATCTCCAGTAGAGACATCCTGTGTGTCCAGATTGCTGGGCTCTGTCACGACCTGG GTCATGGTCCTTTCTCTCACATGTTTGATAGGATGTTCATCCCCAAAATGTGTCCAAAGTCCAAGTGGAAG cACGAGGAGGCGTCCCTTGCGATGTTTGACCACCTGGTGTCTGTGAATGCCTTAGAGCCGGTGATGAAGGATCATGGCCTGGTCCTACCTGATGACCTGGTCTTCATCAAGGAACAGATCGCGGGACCACAGAACACTGTCCCCCTCAGACAGGGG TGGCCTTATAAGGGTCGTCCAGAGGATAAGTCTTTCCTCTATGAGATTGTGGCCAACAAAATGAGCGGCATCGATGTGGACAAGTGGGACTACTTCGCTAG ggacTGCTACCACCTGGGCATCCAAAATAACTTTGACTACCATCGCTTCCTCAAGTTTGCTCGTGTGTGTGAGGTAGATGGGAAGAAGCAGATCTGCACTAGAGAAAAG GAAGTGGGTAATCTGTACGACATGTTCCACACACGCAACTACCTCCACAGAAAAGCCTACCAGCACAAAGTGGGACACATAATAGAGACAAT GATCACAGAGGCCTTCGTCAAGGCAGAACCCTACATCCAGATTCAAGGTTCAGAGGGAAATATGTTCACCATCTCCACAGCAATATATGACATGGAGGCCTACACTAAACTCACTG aCCATGTGTTTGAGCAGATCCTGTACTCTTCATCCTCTGAGCTGGCCGAGGCCAGAAAGATCCTCCAGAACATCACCTGCAGAAACCTCTACAAGAATGTGGGACAGACCCAAGCCAAGAAACGTGTGGAGGtctcacag GAACAGCTCCTGAAATGGGCAAGTGAATTGGCGACGTGCAGGCCTGAGAGCGACCTCCAGGGCCTCACTCTAGAGCCAGGGGACTTTGTAGTCAAT ATCATCAACATGGACTGGGGTATGAAGGAGAAGAACCCCATCAACAACATGCGTTTCTACTGTAAGAATACCCCAACCAAAACCACCCAGATCAGCAGGGACCAG GTGTCTCAGATGCTGCCAGATCGGTTTGCTGAGCAGCTGATCAGGGTCTACTTTaagaagagagatgagaagaCTGTGGAGGCAGCTAAGATGAACTTTGTCAAGTGGTGCAtggacaacaacttctccaagCCTCAG